From Cygnus atratus isolate AKBS03 ecotype Queensland, Australia chromosome 1, CAtr_DNAZoo_HiC_assembly, whole genome shotgun sequence, the proteins below share one genomic window:
- the ERCC5 gene encoding DNA excision repair protein ERCC-5 isoform X2, with amino-acid sequence MGVQGLWKLLECTGRPINPETLEGKILAVDISIWLNQAIKGARDRRGNSIQNAHLLTLFNRLCKLLFFRIRPVFVFDGEAPLLKRQTLAKRRHRKDVAVRDSRTTTEKLLKTFLKRQAIKTALTGKSEVLPSITQVRREEIDDIYVLPSLENEEKNSSEEEDEKEWEVRMSQKKILQEELFENPHSVDIESEDFNKLPPEIKHEILTDMKEFTKRKRTLFEAMPEESSDFSQYQLRGLLKKSNLNRCIENVEKELNQQHSGQIQEQYENEGGFVKEVESRRVISEDTSHYILIKGIQAKEATSRDLETTAGPSSKKPEFTKLNKMNESPANAEVVASDKLQTEKDKNVTAPPSPQTLLAIQAAMVESSSEEELGYKDEGRLNVVPSITEEGSVSPRTLWAIQRALNDDDDEEEEVVTVRTDRVLTERSEVRDFLLSSSDEEDQIPGVWEDKEIPMSAIHSSNQVIMQDSEFGQKSQELEKNQITPKGTSISTAENYSSVDDARKEKEEDKEENGSKMDSNSLENKDTNLCIQKPSYSPAETSIGSLIHSEAADLSETEENLKSSKNIEEVILQTEENVSEVQKEIIFFPAAEGPKEEREGITQSEDSDSDGSFIEVGAEISNEGDSPTKYDERLGEKPALSEMEKDRQDVVTQDLQKQSDGVQLTNSQNAEQENDGKDAADEWQDISLEELEELEDDLSVEQDVLQAQKQQQERVASSVTGQMFLESQELLRLFGIPYIEAPMEAEAQCAILDLTDQTSGTITDDSDVWLFGARHVYKNFFSQNKYVEYYQYIDFQNQLGLDRSKLINLAYLLGSDYTEGIPNVGFVTAMEILNEFPGRGLEPLLKFAEWWQEAQKNKKMRPNPHDTKVKKKLRELQLSSGFPNPAVAEAYLKPVVDETRGSFTWGKPDVEQIREFCKDHFGWTRTKIDEVLLPVMKQLNLQQTQLRIDSFFRLAQHEKQAIKSQRLRRAVTCLKRKEKEEADEIREATAVMEKELKQHEKRKGGSTSGCSNHRAMATEIQSGKRRKHSDFRKEPLYGGGFVGNLHLSETSSDSSAEEVESRDLDESKRRKIASNVEKADHKKGYSSSSGEDEELGNLIMVTAKSVFEGRKQKPKNKRGKKKKKP; translated from the exons ATGGGAGTTCAAGGACTTTGGAAACTGCTTGAATGCACTGGAAGACCTATAAACCCAGAAACACTAGAAGGAAAAATTCTTGCTGTTG ATATTAGTATTTGGTTAAACCAAGCAATAAAGGGAGCCAGAGATCGTCGTGGTAATTCCATACAAAATGCTCACCTCCTCACTCTGTTTAATCGACTCTGCAAGTTACTGTTTTTCCGAATTCGGCCTGTCTTTGTTTTTGATGGAGAGGCACCACTTCTGAAGAGACAGACCTTG GCTAAGCGAAGACACAGGAAGGACGTGGCCGTGCGTGATTCCAGAACAACTACAGAGAAActcctgaaaacatttttgaagagaCAAGCTATCAAAACTGCTCTTACAGGCAAAAG TGAAGTTTTGCCCAGTATAACACAAGTTCGAAGAGAAGAAATTGATGATATATATGTATTGCCTTCTTTAGAGAATGAAGAGAAGAACAG CTCAGAGGAGGAAGACGAAAAAGAATGGGAGGTGAGAATGAGCCAAAAAAAGATACTGCAG gaagaattatttgaaaacCCTCATTCTGTAGATATTGAGTCAGAAGATTTTAACAAGCTGcctccagaaataaaacatgagaTCTTGACTGATATGAAAGAATTTACAAAACGAAAAAGAACATTGTTTGAAGCAATGCCGGAG gagtCCAGTGACTTTTCCCAGTACCAGCTTAGGGGTTTGCTTAAGAAAAGCAACCTCAATCGGTGCatagaaaatgtagaaaaagaatTGAATCAACAGCACTCAGGTCAAATCCAAGAACAGTACGAAAATGAAGGTGGTTTTGTGAAAGAAGTGGAATCTAGAAGGGTAATTTCTGAAGACACTTCTCACTATATCTTAATAAAAG gtATTCAAGCAAAAGAAGCTACTAGTAGAGACTTGGAAACTACTGCAGGACCCTCATCAAAAAAACCTGAATTTACTAAGttgaataaaatgaatgaatctCCTGCGAATGCAGAAGTAGTTGCATCTGACAAGTTGCAGacagagaaagataaaaatgtaacagCACCACCCTCTCCCCAGACTTTGCTTGCTATCCAGGCAGCTATGGTGGAAAGCAGCTCGGAAGAAGAATTGGGGTACAAAGATGAAGGACGCTTGAACGTTGTCCCATCTATAACAGAGGAAGGCAGCGTGTCTCCAAGAACATTATGGGCAATTCAGCGAGCTCtgaatgatgatgatgatgaagaggaggaagttGTTACTGTTAGAACTGATAGAGTGCTAACAGAAAGGTCAGAAGTGAGGGATTTTCTGCTTAGTAGCTCAGATGAGGAAGATCAGATTCCTGGAGTATGGGAGGATAAAGAAATACCTATGTCTGCAATTCATTCATCAAACCAAGTGATTATGCAAGACTCTGAATTTGGACAAAAGAGTCAggagttggaaaaaaatcaaattacacCCAAGGGCACCAGTATATCCACAGCTGAAAATTATTCTTCTGTTGATGatgctagaaaagaaaaagaagaagacaaagaagaaaatggttcAAAAATGGACTCAAATTCTTTGGAAAACAAGGATACAAACTTGTGCATTCAGAAGCCAAGCTATTCCCCTGCAGAAACTAGTATAGGGTCTTTGATTCACAGTGAAGCAGCAGACCTTTCTGAAACTGAGGAAAACTTGAAAAGTTCTAAAAATATAGAGGAAGTAATTttacaaacagaagagaatgtATCTGAGGtacaaaaggaaattattttttttccagcagcagaaggtcctaaggaggaaagagaaggcaTAACACAGTCTGAAGACAGTGATTCTGATG gAAGCTTTATCGAAGTGGGTGCTGAAATCAGTAATGAGGGTGATTCACCTACTAAATATGATGAGAGGCTGGGTGAAAAACCAGCACTTTCAGAAATGGAGAAGGACAGACAAGATGTTGTCACGCAGGACTTGCAGAAGCAGTCTGATGGAGTGCAGCTGACAAACAGTCAGAATGCTGAACAAGAAAATGATGGCAAAGACGCAGCAGATGAGTGGCAAGACATCAGTTTG gaagaaCTAGAAGAATTAGAAGATGACCTTTCTGTTGAGCAGGATGTACTTCAGGctcaaaaacagcagcaggagcgtGTTGCTTCTTCTGTAACAGGACAGATGTTCTTGGAAAGCCAG GAGCTCCTCCGTCTGTTTGGCATTCCATACATCGAAGCTCCAATGGAAGCGGAGGCACAATGTGCTATACTGGACCTCACTGACCAGACCTCTGGGACAATCACTGATGATAGCGATGTTTGGTTATTTGGTGCACGGCATGTTTATAAAAATTTCTTCAGTCAAAACAAATATGTGGAATATTATCAATACATTGATTTTCAAAACCAGCTAG GGTTGGATCGAAGCAAGTTAATTAATTTGGCATACTTGCTTGGAAGTGACTACACCGAGGGCATCCCAAATGTTGGCTTTGTAACAGCGATGGAGATCTTAAATGAATTTCCTGGGCGTGGACTGGAACCTCTCCTAAAATTCGC tgagTGGTGGCAGGAGgctcagaaaaataagaaaatgagacCTAATCCACATGATACCAAAGTCAAGAAGAAGTtgcgggagctgcagctttcTTCAGGTTTCCCAAATCCAGCAGTAGCAGAAGCGTACCTGAAGCCTGTGGTGGATGAAACAAGGGGTTCGTTCACATGGGGGAAGCCTGATGTAGAACAGATCAGAGAAT TCTGTAAAGATCATTTTGGCTGGACTAGGACAAAGATAGATGAAGTCCTTTTGCCTGTGATGAAACAGCTGAACTTGCAGCAG aCTCAGCTTCGAATTGATTCATTCTTCAGACTAGCACAGCATGAAAAACAAGCTATTAAAAGTCAGAGACTACGCAGAGCTGTGACTTGtctgaagagaaaggaaaaagaagaagctgATGAAATTCGGGAAGCTACTGCTGTTATGGAGAAAGAACTTAAACAACATGAGAAACGGAAAGGGGGCAGTACTTCAGGCTGCTCAAATCATCGAGCCATGGCAACAGAAATCCaaagtggaaaaagaaggaagcattCAGATTTCAGAAAGGAACCTTTATATGGAGGCGGTTTTGTTGGGAATTTGCATCTCTCAGAAACTTCTAGTGACTCCTCAGCAGAGGAAGTGGAAAGCAGAGATTTAGATGAgagcaaaaggaggaaaattgcCTCTAATGTAGAGAAAGCAGACCATAAAAAGGGGTACAGTAGCTCAAGTGGTGAGGATGAAGAACTGGGAAACCTGATCATGGTGACTGCCAAATCTGTGTTTGagggcagaaaacagaaaccaaagaataagagaggaaaaaaaaagaaaaagccttaa
- the ERCC5 gene encoding DNA excision repair protein ERCC-5 isoform X1 — translation MGVQGLWKLLECTGRPINPETLEGKILAVDISIWLNQAIKGARDRRGNSIQNAHLLTLFNRLCKLLFFRIRPVFVFDGEAPLLKRQTLAKRRHRKDVAVRDSRTTTEKLLKTFLKRQAIKTALTGKSSEVLPSITQVRREEIDDIYVLPSLENEEKNSSEEEDEKEWEVRMSQKKILQEELFENPHSVDIESEDFNKLPPEIKHEILTDMKEFTKRKRTLFEAMPEESSDFSQYQLRGLLKKSNLNRCIENVEKELNQQHSGQIQEQYENEGGFVKEVESRRVISEDTSHYILIKGIQAKEATSRDLETTAGPSSKKPEFTKLNKMNESPANAEVVASDKLQTEKDKNVTAPPSPQTLLAIQAAMVESSSEEELGYKDEGRLNVVPSITEEGSVSPRTLWAIQRALNDDDDEEEEVVTVRTDRVLTERSEVRDFLLSSSDEEDQIPGVWEDKEIPMSAIHSSNQVIMQDSEFGQKSQELEKNQITPKGTSISTAENYSSVDDARKEKEEDKEENGSKMDSNSLENKDTNLCIQKPSYSPAETSIGSLIHSEAADLSETEENLKSSKNIEEVILQTEENVSEVQKEIIFFPAAEGPKEEREGITQSEDSDSDGSFIEVGAEISNEGDSPTKYDERLGEKPALSEMEKDRQDVVTQDLQKQSDGVQLTNSQNAEQENDGKDAADEWQDISLEELEELEDDLSVEQDVLQAQKQQQERVASSVTGQMFLESQELLRLFGIPYIEAPMEAEAQCAILDLTDQTSGTITDDSDVWLFGARHVYKNFFSQNKYVEYYQYIDFQNQLGLDRSKLINLAYLLGSDYTEGIPNVGFVTAMEILNEFPGRGLEPLLKFAEWWQEAQKNKKMRPNPHDTKVKKKLRELQLSSGFPNPAVAEAYLKPVVDETRGSFTWGKPDVEQIREFCKDHFGWTRTKIDEVLLPVMKQLNLQQTQLRIDSFFRLAQHEKQAIKSQRLRRAVTCLKRKEKEEADEIREATAVMEKELKQHEKRKGGSTSGCSNHRAMATEIQSGKRRKHSDFRKEPLYGGGFVGNLHLSETSSDSSAEEVESRDLDESKRRKIASNVEKADHKKGYSSSSGEDEELGNLIMVTAKSVFEGRKQKPKNKRGKKKKKP, via the exons ATGGGAGTTCAAGGACTTTGGAAACTGCTTGAATGCACTGGAAGACCTATAAACCCAGAAACACTAGAAGGAAAAATTCTTGCTGTTG ATATTAGTATTTGGTTAAACCAAGCAATAAAGGGAGCCAGAGATCGTCGTGGTAATTCCATACAAAATGCTCACCTCCTCACTCTGTTTAATCGACTCTGCAAGTTACTGTTTTTCCGAATTCGGCCTGTCTTTGTTTTTGATGGAGAGGCACCACTTCTGAAGAGACAGACCTTG GCTAAGCGAAGACACAGGAAGGACGTGGCCGTGCGTGATTCCAGAACAACTACAGAGAAActcctgaaaacatttttgaagagaCAAGCTATCAAAACTGCTCTTACAGGCAAAAG cAGTGAAGTTTTGCCCAGTATAACACAAGTTCGAAGAGAAGAAATTGATGATATATATGTATTGCCTTCTTTAGAGAATGAAGAGAAGAACAG CTCAGAGGAGGAAGACGAAAAAGAATGGGAGGTGAGAATGAGCCAAAAAAAGATACTGCAG gaagaattatttgaaaacCCTCATTCTGTAGATATTGAGTCAGAAGATTTTAACAAGCTGcctccagaaataaaacatgagaTCTTGACTGATATGAAAGAATTTACAAAACGAAAAAGAACATTGTTTGAAGCAATGCCGGAG gagtCCAGTGACTTTTCCCAGTACCAGCTTAGGGGTTTGCTTAAGAAAAGCAACCTCAATCGGTGCatagaaaatgtagaaaaagaatTGAATCAACAGCACTCAGGTCAAATCCAAGAACAGTACGAAAATGAAGGTGGTTTTGTGAAAGAAGTGGAATCTAGAAGGGTAATTTCTGAAGACACTTCTCACTATATCTTAATAAAAG gtATTCAAGCAAAAGAAGCTACTAGTAGAGACTTGGAAACTACTGCAGGACCCTCATCAAAAAAACCTGAATTTACTAAGttgaataaaatgaatgaatctCCTGCGAATGCAGAAGTAGTTGCATCTGACAAGTTGCAGacagagaaagataaaaatgtaacagCACCACCCTCTCCCCAGACTTTGCTTGCTATCCAGGCAGCTATGGTGGAAAGCAGCTCGGAAGAAGAATTGGGGTACAAAGATGAAGGACGCTTGAACGTTGTCCCATCTATAACAGAGGAAGGCAGCGTGTCTCCAAGAACATTATGGGCAATTCAGCGAGCTCtgaatgatgatgatgatgaagaggaggaagttGTTACTGTTAGAACTGATAGAGTGCTAACAGAAAGGTCAGAAGTGAGGGATTTTCTGCTTAGTAGCTCAGATGAGGAAGATCAGATTCCTGGAGTATGGGAGGATAAAGAAATACCTATGTCTGCAATTCATTCATCAAACCAAGTGATTATGCAAGACTCTGAATTTGGACAAAAGAGTCAggagttggaaaaaaatcaaattacacCCAAGGGCACCAGTATATCCACAGCTGAAAATTATTCTTCTGTTGATGatgctagaaaagaaaaagaagaagacaaagaagaaaatggttcAAAAATGGACTCAAATTCTTTGGAAAACAAGGATACAAACTTGTGCATTCAGAAGCCAAGCTATTCCCCTGCAGAAACTAGTATAGGGTCTTTGATTCACAGTGAAGCAGCAGACCTTTCTGAAACTGAGGAAAACTTGAAAAGTTCTAAAAATATAGAGGAAGTAATTttacaaacagaagagaatgtATCTGAGGtacaaaaggaaattattttttttccagcagcagaaggtcctaaggaggaaagagaaggcaTAACACAGTCTGAAGACAGTGATTCTGATG gAAGCTTTATCGAAGTGGGTGCTGAAATCAGTAATGAGGGTGATTCACCTACTAAATATGATGAGAGGCTGGGTGAAAAACCAGCACTTTCAGAAATGGAGAAGGACAGACAAGATGTTGTCACGCAGGACTTGCAGAAGCAGTCTGATGGAGTGCAGCTGACAAACAGTCAGAATGCTGAACAAGAAAATGATGGCAAAGACGCAGCAGATGAGTGGCAAGACATCAGTTTG gaagaaCTAGAAGAATTAGAAGATGACCTTTCTGTTGAGCAGGATGTACTTCAGGctcaaaaacagcagcaggagcgtGTTGCTTCTTCTGTAACAGGACAGATGTTCTTGGAAAGCCAG GAGCTCCTCCGTCTGTTTGGCATTCCATACATCGAAGCTCCAATGGAAGCGGAGGCACAATGTGCTATACTGGACCTCACTGACCAGACCTCTGGGACAATCACTGATGATAGCGATGTTTGGTTATTTGGTGCACGGCATGTTTATAAAAATTTCTTCAGTCAAAACAAATATGTGGAATATTATCAATACATTGATTTTCAAAACCAGCTAG GGTTGGATCGAAGCAAGTTAATTAATTTGGCATACTTGCTTGGAAGTGACTACACCGAGGGCATCCCAAATGTTGGCTTTGTAACAGCGATGGAGATCTTAAATGAATTTCCTGGGCGTGGACTGGAACCTCTCCTAAAATTCGC tgagTGGTGGCAGGAGgctcagaaaaataagaaaatgagacCTAATCCACATGATACCAAAGTCAAGAAGAAGTtgcgggagctgcagctttcTTCAGGTTTCCCAAATCCAGCAGTAGCAGAAGCGTACCTGAAGCCTGTGGTGGATGAAACAAGGGGTTCGTTCACATGGGGGAAGCCTGATGTAGAACAGATCAGAGAAT TCTGTAAAGATCATTTTGGCTGGACTAGGACAAAGATAGATGAAGTCCTTTTGCCTGTGATGAAACAGCTGAACTTGCAGCAG aCTCAGCTTCGAATTGATTCATTCTTCAGACTAGCACAGCATGAAAAACAAGCTATTAAAAGTCAGAGACTACGCAGAGCTGTGACTTGtctgaagagaaaggaaaaagaagaagctgATGAAATTCGGGAAGCTACTGCTGTTATGGAGAAAGAACTTAAACAACATGAGAAACGGAAAGGGGGCAGTACTTCAGGCTGCTCAAATCATCGAGCCATGGCAACAGAAATCCaaagtggaaaaagaaggaagcattCAGATTTCAGAAAGGAACCTTTATATGGAGGCGGTTTTGTTGGGAATTTGCATCTCTCAGAAACTTCTAGTGACTCCTCAGCAGAGGAAGTGGAAAGCAGAGATTTAGATGAgagcaaaaggaggaaaattgcCTCTAATGTAGAGAAAGCAGACCATAAAAAGGGGTACAGTAGCTCAAGTGGTGAGGATGAAGAACTGGGAAACCTGATCATGGTGACTGCCAAATCTGTGTTTGagggcagaaaacagaaaccaaagaataagagaggaaaaaaaaagaaaaagccttaa